The following coding sequences are from one Macaca nemestrina isolate mMacNem1 chromosome 1, mMacNem.hap1, whole genome shotgun sequence window:
- the LOC105473201 gene encoding podoplanin isoform X2 yields the protein MPGAEDDVVTPGTSEDRYKSGLTTPVATSVNSVTDIHIEDLPTPESTVHAQEQSPSTTASNVATSHSTDKVDGDTQTAIEKDGLATVTLVGIIVGVLLAIGFIGGIIVVAMRKMSGRP from the exons ATGCCAGGTGCCGAAGATGATGTGGTGACTCCAGGAACCAGCGAAGACCGCTATAAGTCTGGCTTGACAACTCCG GTAGCAACAAGTGTCAACAGTGTAACAGACATTCACATCGAGGATCTGCCAACCCCAGAAAGCACAGTCCACGCCCAAGAACAAAGTCCGAGCACCACAGCCTCAAATGTGGCAACCAGTCACTCCACAG ACAAAGTGGATGGAGACACACAGACAGCAATTGAGAAAG ATGGTTTGGCGACAGTGACCCTAGTTGGAATCATCGTCGGGGTCTTACTAGCCATTGGCTTCATTGGTGGGATCATCGTTGTGGCTATGCGAAAAATGTCGGGAAG GCCCTAA
- the LOC105473201 gene encoding podoplanin isoform X3, giving the protein MWKVSALLFVLGSASLWVLAEGASTGQPEDDVETTGVEGGVAMPGAEDDVVTPGTSEDRYKSGLTTPVATSVNSVTDIHIEDLPTPESTVHAQEQSPSTTASNVATSHSTDKVDGDTQTAIEKDGLATVTLVGIIVGVLLAIGFIGGIIVVAMRKMSGRYSP; this is encoded by the exons ATGTGGAAGGTGTCAGCTCTGCTCTTCGTTTTGGGAAGCGCATCGCTCTGGGTCCTGGCAGAAGGAG CCAGCACGGGCCAGCCAGAAGATGacgttgagactacaggtgtggaAGGCGGCGTTGCGATGCCAGGTGCCGAAGATGATGTGGTGACTCCAGGAACCAGCGAAGACCGCTATAAGTCTGGCTTGACAACTCCG GTAGCAACAAGTGTCAACAGTGTAACAGACATTCACATCGAGGATCTGCCAACCCCAGAAAGCACAGTCCACGCCCAAGAACAAAGTCCGAGCACCACAGCCTCAAATGTGGCAACCAGTCACTCCACAG ACAAAGTGGATGGAGACACACAGACAGCAATTGAGAAAG ATGGTTTGGCGACAGTGACCCTAGTTGGAATCATCGTCGGGGTCTTACTAGCCATTGGCTTCATTGGTGGGATCATCGTTGTGGCTATGCGAAAAATGTCGGGAAGGTACTC GCCCTAA
- the LOC105473201 gene encoding podoplanin isoform X1, with the protein MPGAEDDVVTPGTSEDRYKSGLTTPVATSVNSVTDIHIEDLPTPESTVHAQEQSPSTTASNVATSHSTDKVDGDTQTAIEKDGLATVTLVGIIVGVLLAIGFIGGIIVVAMRKMSGRYSP; encoded by the exons ATGCCAGGTGCCGAAGATGATGTGGTGACTCCAGGAACCAGCGAAGACCGCTATAAGTCTGGCTTGACAACTCCG GTAGCAACAAGTGTCAACAGTGTAACAGACATTCACATCGAGGATCTGCCAACCCCAGAAAGCACAGTCCACGCCCAAGAACAAAGTCCGAGCACCACAGCCTCAAATGTGGCAACCAGTCACTCCACAG ACAAAGTGGATGGAGACACACAGACAGCAATTGAGAAAG ATGGTTTGGCGACAGTGACCCTAGTTGGAATCATCGTCGGGGTCTTACTAGCCATTGGCTTCATTGGTGGGATCATCGTTGTGGCTATGCGAAAAATGTCGGGAAGGTACTC GCCCTAA